In Vanrija pseudolonga chromosome 4, complete sequence, a single window of DNA contains:
- the SPCC23B6.04c_2 gene encoding CRAL-TRIO domain-containing protein, with the protein MPYTTLSHSPSSTQTDLTRGDTRDTRYTHDTRYTTSISMRDSMSTSHGSATTPSPRSDSLPPQHHHHYYLDREAAAERERDRDDAKSIISLGKKKSKSKNKDKYARKVVPLDGDQPVTFPVSLLIQPPVNIPAVWPSDAERHALDSFRRYFSTTGYSLPCTEGTVGTAPLTEREMMFLSQEMLLRFLRANHGEIGATIQKIEKTIVWRRTMRMDDMYTQAKMFQEELKSGKYIVQGFTNDGRPVFYMFTGRNDMPTEARRPLVILFMIERAMDLMADGVSNITFIVDFNGKRSDSISSSVSLTRATLKLMNKYYPEICHCGILQGASWITRAFAGLVNKVIDFKVNYKLCGGYAAKYTNADPDNLLGEVGGNLDIPYHHPSYWPTLLATCESNRVKNLRRWRDLGDPSVGRSERLFKTGNSW; encoded by the exons ATGCCATACACCACGCTCTCtcactcgccgtcgtcgacgcagACCGACCTCACACGGGGCGACACGCGCGACACTCGCTACACCCACGACACACGCTACACGACGTCCATCTCGATGCGCGACTCGATGTCCACATCGCACGGGTCGGCGACcaccccgagcccgaggtccgACTCGCTGCcaccccagcaccaccaccactactaCCTTgaccgcgaggccgctgccgagcgcgagcgcgaccgcgacgatgCCAAGAGCATCATCAGCctgggcaagaagaagagcaAGTCAAAGAACAAGGACAAGTACGCCCGCAAGGTCGTTCCTCTTGATGGCGACCAGCCAGTCACCTTCCCCGTCTCGCTCCTCATCCAGCCCCCCGTCAACATCCCCGCCGTGTGGCCATCCGATGCTGAGCGCCACGCCCTCGACTCGTTCAGACGATACTTTTCCACCACCGGCTACTCGCTCCCATGTACCGAGGGCACTGTCGGCACCGCGCCACTCACTGAACGCGAGATGATGTTTCTC TCTCAAGAAATGTTGTTGAG ATTTCTCAGGG CCAACCACGGCGAGATCGGCGCAACCATCCAGAAGATTGAGAAGACGATTGTCTGGCGCCGCACTATGCGCATGGACGACATGTACACGCAGGCAAAGATGTTCCAAGAGGAG CTCAAGAGCGGCAAGTACATCGTGCAGGGCTTCACAAACGATGGACGGCCAGTGTTCTACATGTTCACGGGGCGCAACGACATGCCCACAGAGGCAAGGAGGCCACTGGTGATT CTCTTCATGATCGAGCGCGCTATGGACCTCATGGCCGACGGCGTAAGCAACATTACCTTCATTGTCGACTTCAACGGCAAGCGCTCCGATTCGATCTCGTCATCAGTATCGCTCACCCGCGCCACCCTCAAGCTCATGAACAAGTACTACCCCGAGATCTGCCACTGCGGTATTCTGCAAGGTGCTTCGTGGATCACGCGCGCGTTCGCCGGGCTCGTCAACAAGGTTATCGACTTCAAGGTCAACTACAAGCTGTGCGGCGGTTACGCCGCCAAGTACACCAACGCAGACCCAGACAACCTGCTCGGAGAGGTCGGCGGTAACCTTGAC ATCCCGTACCACCACCCGTCCTACTGGCCTACGCTTCTGGCGACGTGCGAGTCGAACCGCGTCAAGAACCTGCGTCGCTGGCGTGACCTTGGCGACCCTTCTGTCGGTCGCTCCGAGCGGCTCTTCAAGACGGGC